The Astatotilapia calliptera chromosome 19, fAstCal1.2, whole genome shotgun sequence DNA segment aaaacaaaaaaaaaaaacaaaaaacctcccacaaactcttgtagaggacataaagtcagagatagaaacgacaaggagcaggtgcatgtAGTACAGGTAGCGCTGccgcaaaaacccacagagcccagcagccagcgcaacaaattctggatccttggcttttagttagcagttagcattagcagcacatgctgcgtccgatgtgaaagtacctttatgctgcgcactgtgactcacagcaatggtcgcgggtcagccctgactttgtgttaaactaatcctaaagtaataatggtatttctaaccactgatataccacaactttatcctttcaacagctactgaaagttaggggacctagctgctatcggatatttatacaGAGATcatccagcttcaaactgtattacccttcaaggacctgcagttcaaaaaagcgccccatcgacagccaaacccatctgttctctgattggacagttaaatttgtgattgacatgacattgaccaatgtCAAAATttgtacttgtaacttgaaacttgagaGCAGAGTTTCACAGGTAtgttttggctaagtccacacacaaatcttttttatgcacacaaattctttttacacatacaaatcctgattcacaagtacaaaactgatttacaagtacaaaatatttatgaccacaatttgagcccatattaACAGCCTCTCTTGACTGATTGGTGTGTGACTAATCACTGAGCCAACAATGTGGTGGAGACATTTATGCTCATTTAGTCGTTTTGGGGCCGAAGCCAAAAAGCTGTCAGAATCAGAGAGACTGACAGATGCACTCATCCGGAGGCTGAGCCTACCTCTTTGGtgtctgtgtcttttttcctcttctctgaTCCCTGTGAGGTTCCTTTAAGTGGGGCTTTGTGACCAGGAAGTCCTGGGACCAGCACTTTGCTCTTGGCATTCACAATTGGAGTTTTCACCTGGAAGAAGCaatttcataattttttttttcaccctccACTTCTGTGGCTCGAACTGTTGGGAGTTTATCTAGAGTGCACATGGACTGGCAAATAACCTGTCCAGACCAGTCTTCTTGACATAGTGAAGAAAATGAAGACTTGATTGTTACCTTGGAGACTGTGGTTTCCATGGAAAGGGACAAAGTGGTCTGAACATCCCGGGTCAAACACACATGTCTCTCTGCTGTGTTGATCTCCTGCACAGATGAGAGGAAAGAAGGTTGACAGGTAAGTGTGAGCAAACCTGATGAATATTACggacaaaaacaacactgtaTTATTTATCAGCTGTACACTGTCAGGCGCTCATCACCTCCAAGTCCTTTTTTCAGACGTGAGATATGCAGTAATCTGTTAAATCAGTGGTCTGTCATTTATATGTTATCTCTTAATTAACAAAATGTGCCAGTGTATGAGGTACATGCTACTGGCAGCCTTATCAGCCTAAAGGACTTATAAACAAAGATAAAAGGCAATTACTTGGATTGTATTAAATCATTTGAACATCACATTTTAGAATGAAATGATAACCAGAGACATGTGTGCACCCGCCTATAATTACATCAAATGGTGATAGCAGCACATGAAATATTAATGAATAACTTATGGACTTCATGTcatgaacaaaaataaacaattctaatcaataaatcatttttttattttaaatgagagaACACTGATCATCCAGCTTAATGTTGCCATAACTAATACTTTCATTGGACCCTAGAGCCGGACGAGATGTGCCTTGCTGCCTTTTTGCAAAGTTTACTCCAGCTGTTTGGCCAGCCTTTTTAAGAGAACGCAGCCACACAGATGTTCTCTTTGAAGATGACGGCGTTTGTAATTTGAGCTCACTACTTAAGAATTAACATTCTCTATTTGTAGAAAGACGCAATGAAATTCTGTTTGGAGAGGATCAACCAACAGCAAAGGATAAAAGTAgttctaaaagaaacaaaaaatggtAATAAGAAAAGCAACTATAAAATCACGACAAAAAGCTCTCTACTGTGCTCCTAAAGAAATTCACCCGGTGAGTGCACAGCCTGATGCAGCTTCCTCAGAGAGAACAGTtggatgtaaacacacaaatatttgaTAAATGATGAAGAGGTGAAAATCGTGTTATGTAAAGTGTGGATTTTGTGGCCTTTGCAGATCTTAAGGGCACAATGACATATTTAGTCTTAGGGCTATTCAGCATAAGTTTATCTTTCACTACACTACTCTGTGAGACATTTAACCTCCTCGTCGTTGGACAAATGTGTAGTAAATGTTCAAATGAACCAAATCAGCTCTAGCAGTCTCCTGTTGATGGACAAAGCCCAAATCTGTTTCCACAGGTGCTCCGTTCTTGCGCTGCCAAAGAATTATTGACCAACCCTGTAAGGCTAATGATGCCATGCTTTTCTTGTTCTGAAACTAATCCTAGTGATTGTCTGACCAATGAGAATTTGGCCAATCTTGAGACTACGGCTTTAGAAGGTATAGACACCAAGCTTGACCTACCCATGTCCCTCACATACACTTTATGAAAGTGAAGGACCAAACTTGGAATTAATGAAATGCATCACAGTGCAAATTAGAAACAGAGCTGTCAACATATAATGGTATTTGTAGAGGTTATTGGTCTTAATGGCCCTATTCAAAACAAGCACCGTTTTTAGTGTTAAAGAAACTTTGTTGTAGAGACACTAGGCAGGTACTGACATGTGTGTATCTGTTAATTCTAGTACATGTATTCATACTGATGTAGTCTTTaaagtaatattttaatatagttTAATGGGGTCCAATAAGAATGCTACCATGACTCTTGTTCAAGTGATCAAGGTGCTCATTAAAACATGCAGCTCCTATCAGGTTACTGGTAGCCCACGCATGACTGTGGTGTTAATGTGAGCATGAATTCCACTTCAGATGTTTTGCCATTTTCTGTATAGTGGTTTACGTGTTTGCCTAATAAACGAGAGATCCCCAACTTGATCCttagaggagacacaaatctctTTGGGGCTGTGCCAGGAAGGGCACCCAgtgtagatttaaaaaaaaaaaaaaaagtatattttattaattatacTGTACAAGATGATATACCAGGACATCTACTTACTTCATTAAATTTCCCAGATTAAATAAAGACTGTAAATTAGTTGAAATTTTTCCTGTATAAGAGGAAAGAACTGTCCTATTGgctattaaaacaaacaaacaaaaaacacacaaaaagaaaacacatgacTGTCCAGGTTACTTATTATATAACATTGTGTATTTCGGTTTCCTTCAGAAGACTCACCACTTTCTCCATTACTGGCTGTAGGTGGCTGCCGTACGCCAGCATCACAGTTCGAGTATCCGCTCCAAGCACCGCTGCTAGCAGTGGGATTGGGATCGGGGACTCCTTTGTGTCTGACATCTGCACCGTACATGATGGTGACAAGGGCTTCTTACAGGGGCTGAGGGGACAAACCAACCATTAGCATAGACAGCATACAAAATTGCTGAACATGTACTTGGTGGTATTTAATATATACAACCTGAAATCCATGTgacatacattttaaattttgtagtACTGCGATTAGATTTTTTTGTGAACTCTCCCAACTCATTGAGGGGTGCCAATGACCAACCAATCGTTGGCGTGCTGTCTGACGAcgtcacattttagtacctgctcaggTCACTTGGAACCCTGGCTGAGCAGGTACTATTTTAGTACCTGGTACAGGTATtatgacctaatggaaaaccctgaaaaccttggcgagtaggtactaatggaaaaggggctcctcagctacaaatgcacCAATTTTCAGGGTTCTAGACTAATTTTTCAAAAGGATGGCACTGGTGCCACAAAGTCTAGATAAAGTGGAACAGCAGTCTGTTTTCTATTGAAAGGGCCATTTAGGCAGTCTGGCTTGCTTGCTGTAGGATCTCTTTTAGATGTGGTCCTTTTGAGGGACCTTGAAAAACTGCAGGGTGGAGATTGACGCTGACGGGTGTAATTGAACAATTAGCAACAGAAGTTACACAAAGTCCTCTGTGAGCCAGTCTTCTCTCAAACATCACAACCAATGACTTGGACAACAACAAGCTGCAAGAAAGCAACCGGCTTTTGGAGGGTTACTTGGACACTTAATGTTGAGATTACAGTAAATCCATTCATTGTTGTGCTCGTTTTAGTGAACAATAAAAGCTCTTGTAAAACTGACACCTTGTGGGCTGGTGGATCCTTGATAGATCCTTGAAAGTAAAAGTCAAGTTCATCCACCACGGAGTGACTAACTGCTTTTTTGATGACTATTAGCAGAAAGGGGGCCGAGACAATGTGAGCTCTCCTGTGATGGCcagaaggaaaaactgaacaaatgCATGTATTGTATCGTTTAAGAATTTCTGATcggaaacatttaaaacacatctTTCTAAAGAGtagaatttaatgttttttatgcttaaatttTGCTTGGCAGCTCTCCAGTTTGCACTATTTGTGCAGTGCAACTCATTCTTCTCTTTATTGCTTTCAGCCAAGGACACTCTGCTACCTGCTCGtgtcaaaacacacatttatttattaatttttcatGCTGCCCTTCCGTTTCACCCTGTTCTCTCTTGCTTTCTCTGCATCATTTtggatcattttatttttggctGTCTCACTTTTACTAGCTTTTTAATCTCAGTGCTAGTGTTAATGCACATGCAAATGTTGGTCTTATTACGCTGCAGTCAGTCCATACTTTCCTGCCTACCCATGGCTCTACTGCAGTCTATGGTTTGATAAATGcagtcaggatttttttttaacctgtccACTTTGCATTTGTATAAGATCAAAGATTGTAGGAAGCCACTTGGATGTAATAAACAATGttataaacaatgaaaagtgCAACACAGCCTCTCTTGAGCAGAAGATGAATGCTTATTGCCGAAATATTTCATCCCATTACCCTGCACTGCCGTACATTGTCTTGTATAAAACTAGTGTTTTAGAAACCTACCCATTTAAAAAGTGCTCAAAGAGGTGCAACTGCCCATCCTTACACACCACTGCCAGCCTCACTGcctgtaaaacacacaaaaaagcccAAAATGTTCACACACGAGAActaacatgaaaaaatatttaagaaCAAAAGTTCTAACAGAAACGCAGTACAGAAGACACGTTTTAGCAAATGCTTTGAATCATTAAATTCTAAGCGTTTGCTAAAAAAAACGTATGaatattttctcatttcctAATTAAGAAAATTATCAACATAGAGCCTACGACTCTGTTTCAAGTTATTATCTTTTACCCTGTTAAAGACCGACTGCAAGTAATTTAACATACAGGAGAAGTAATGCATTACCTCTTCCTTGCTGTTGGATGTAACGAGGTCAATGTGCTGCGGCTCATCCGTCAGTGTGAAGGACACCACTGAGTTCTTGTCTTTTCCATCTTCTCGTACTTGCCTTCAGTAAGATAGCTTTGAATTAAGTCATGCAAATCTGACTGCAGTGCATTTTCATACATGCACTTAATTACACAACATCAAACATACTAAAATCAACTCTGCACTTACCATACACTGAGCAGTCGATCATGGGCAGCACCTGACAGAAAGTAGAGGCCATTGCTGTCAGGGGGTCGTGTGGTGGCAAAGCGCAGGGTCGTCACAGCCGTGGAGTGGCCTGTGAACTTctgcaaagaaaaagacaaaaacaaaaaaaacagctgagttCAGGTCTAAGTAAAGCACTATTATAACACTATAATACAATACTGACTCTTCTGGAGTGTGACTAACATATCTGCATTAAAACCAAGTTTATTAGGTGACTTATgtctaataataatttttttttttttttaaagaatctgGAATTTAGCTCACCCTGTAAACTTCCTTGGTGTCCAAGTCCCACATCTTTATTATGTGtccagctgacagcagcagtttACCATCAGGGCTCACACACAAACTGGTCACCGCTGCATGGTCTGCCTTCCACTTACTGTGAGAGAGACGATGACAATTTTAGGTTCACTACTAGCTTTTCCCATAAAACAACTTAATCGGGGCAGGCTTCCATGATATATTAACATCTACCACACACATCTAGTGGCTCATTTTGGCACTCCCCCCTCCATTTCttagactttttgttttgtagctGTCCTCATTCAGCTGCTTCTCCAGAGAGAATCTTGTCCTGCAGTCATACATATTTCAAGTCCCGTATTTAGGACTACATCTTCTAGTTCTCAATCCACTCTGGAGAGCCACTGTGAGCAAGGCCACTAACCAGAACCTGCATGAGGCAGAGTACTGTCATGTGTGAGTATGTGAAGCTCGCTGAAGAGAAGAACAAGACCAACTGCAGTCCAAGGCAGTGAAGCTTGAGCTCATCTGCAGGGTGAAAGACTCATTGGAGAGGCAGCTGACTACATCTCCTAAGTTTAagtttttttcatgctttcttTTTGATGTCATAGAAACCACATTAAAGCactttcctctcctctttcctcGTGATCAGCTTTAAATATCAGCAGCCCAttcaaccttttaaaaacagcaagaaaaaaacaacaacacccttTTCTTATCCCTTAAATCACAAACTGCTCTAGTGAgcacagagtgaaaaaccaTTTAAGTCTGAATGAAATTGAAGTCTTTTTAAGGTTAGCAAAGATCGATGTGGAAAGCTGGACCTGAATGGCACTTGCACCACTTTGACAACCTTCAGACAGCTGGCCACACAACAACCAAAGTAGAACTCGTTTGGTTGATGCAAGCAGTTAAACGAAATGCTCCACTAACTGCACCAACAAAAAGAAGATCATGACTTGTGAAGTGTGATGTGTGAGAAACACCTTGGTGTTTTCTATCACTGCATTATTCTTTCTCCTACTGAAGTGATGAACCTAAAAAGTTTATGGCCAACAGCATACTATTTACTGGTGCTCTCTCCTAATAACAGCAAGAAACAAACACTCTCCAACCCACTTTGTGCACCTCGAATGGGCTTTACTGAGCATCAAGTGAAGATTCATGGTGGCATTAGTGCTCATGATTGTTGCTGCTGACTGTGCCTGTGTAGCTAATATATCTGTCACCAGACAAGAGGCTTTCATGATGAAATATAGTGATAGTAAATGTCTGATGGTATAACGTTCAATGATGCTGGTGTATTTTAGGCCTTGGTGGGTCTGTGAAAGACAGGCATGCTTAAGCTGGAACCACATTCTTACTTTTCTCACCACCAGTGTTGTTTCTACAggtagaaaaacaagaaaacaatgtcCTTTTGGAAACAGTGCAATTTTAAGAGGTAATATTACAATATACGCTCTATGTGAAGGATAGTTTAGtgtcaaaaatataaacactttAAGAAGGACATGATTTATACCCAGAATGTGACATCCtttttgaaaaacagattttcaggTGTGAACTCTTCAAGTGTTTCTCACAAACAAACTTGCAATGTCACATAGATGTATTTAGAACTTCTCTTAACATTCAAGTGTTTACAGATGTCTTTTTATGCTTCTAAAGTACTGTCTTGTTTAAATGTAGGAAGCACTTCAAGTCCAAATGTGTTAAAGAAGCCTGTGACAGTGAGCATGACACCGTCCACCACCGTGTTGGACTGTTCTTTTCTAACAGTTCTGGCTGCACAAAGACAATTTCTGACAAATACATTACTAGATAACATTGTGTGACTTTAAAGGGATATCTATTAAACAACCTAAAACAGGTTTTTATAAAACAATGGCAACTAATTGTATTATAGCTGAAAAAACTGTGTTGCAGCATGAACAAATAAAGAGAGCCTAAATAGCAAATATCAGAAATAATTTTCAGGCTAACAAACCAGTTTTTAACCAGTTATCATTACAGGAAATGTATTGATCAGTGATTGGTCATTTGTTCTTGGTTTAAACAAACTATCCCAAAGAGAAAGTAGTTACTGACCTTCTTGTCTTGCCAGTCTGCAAGTCCCACTCTACAATGTTTGTGTCATCTGAACCACTGTATAATAAGCTTTCTTCAGGGTGCCACTGGACACAGTTCACTCCTCCACTGTGGGCTCCATCCTGGCACACAAATTGCACAGTTAGCAACTGTAAACAACTAGTCCTATtatattggggaaaaaaagtgagtgtaacactaaaaaaaatattaactctgacaaaagacaaaaatacaaagaaaaacataacatttttcATCCTGCATAAGGTTGCAAAGAAGCGATTCTTTGCAAACCATGTAAGGTCCCAAACTTACCAGGGTGCAATGCAATGCTCCCTTTGCTGTACTATAGATGAGCACAGTTCCAGCTGCTGTGCCCATGGCCAACAGGTCTGCCTTCTCCTCCACCTGCACCGCCTCCgatttcctcttcttcctctgaggCCCCTCCTGACACAAAGCATATTTAAGGTGATGATATTATACATAATGTAAAGCAATTAGAATTAATAGAATTTCTTTCAGGTCCTGGTATCAAGTCAACACTAAAATATAATCAAAGCCAGGAATCTGTATGGGGACTGAAAACAGGACCAGTGCATCACTGAATACGGCGGCATTAGTGCCTAGTACTAACGTTCCACATATTAAACCAATTCTACGGCAGCACAGTGACTGCTAAAAGAATAACTGCAAACAATTTCTCGTCttaatgacatttaaaagaatCATAAAACTGAATCCGAGAACAGAAAACTAGTTTTCTAATCTCAGTTATCATCCGTGGATTTAAAACTGCAGTACTTTCAGCGCCCAATTTATGTTTACTTTGGCCTCGTAACAAACTTTTAACAAACTACCCCTCGATAAACTGAGGTACAGCTAGCGGACCCTGCTTCTAGAAGTGTCATGGTGGCACGCTCCGCTGAGCTGATGCTAACTTCAATAACTCGTTAATTCACCATAAtaaccatttaaaaacaaagaaaaacatcttttttagTTAAAGTCGCCACTTTCAGAGTTTTTCAGACTAACTTCGCCATAATATACGAAATTAAGACATGTTCGTCATTTGCTTGGACCACCATGTGGGACTAACATGTGCGTTCTTCGCAGCTGTGGAAAACTAGCGAGCTGCTAACGTGGCTCCGCCGCTAACCACGTCTGTCAGCTCCGTAAAGCATTTCAAACGGCAAACGCCAGGGCCTTCCGCGCTGAGTAAAAACTTCACTCTTTGAAAAGTAACACTTCTCTCGATTTAACAACTGCTCCTTTATATCACGTTGTCAAATGCGGCTTTATTCGGGCCTCGCTAGCTGCTGACGCTAACAACAGCCTCACGTACCTTGACTGTCCGGCATGGTCCCCAGGCTATGCACGTACAGGTGGCACTCAGATGAGCTGAAGGCACGTATTCCTGGTGAAGTGTTTTACTATCTGTGTTCCAAATTCGAAGTCTGCCATCCTGGGCACACAGCGCTAAGAACTGTCGTGATTTAGGTGAAAAAACGCAGGGTAGCTGCAGCGAAGAACTGCCACCGTCAGCCGCCATTTCTGAAGCGCTACTTGCGTCTGCGTGCGTGCGCCGTGGTGTACACAACCCACGTGTGGCCCTCTGAGCACATGCGCACTTTGTCCCAGCACCTCCCACTCGCTTCGTATTACGTTCTTCTTTGGGTTTTCCCGGCAGCAGGTAACATTTCAGGTTGCGTTACTGCCTCCTAGTCGTCAATAACTAACTGTTCACACTTTATGATTTCTTACAGTGCAGCAATTAGCCCGAAAAAACACTTCTCATCAGCCGAGTCTCCACAGTCAAGTAGACCTTTAACCCTGTTCTTATCGACCTAATCTTTGCAGCTAACCACTGCTCTGTTCAACAGTCATTTCTCTTGCCAAATATCAGTGCAAGAGCCAGCAATAGTCAGGATCTATCCGCTAGAATTCCTTGCTGTTTCGTGTCGGTTTCCTGTTTCCTCTTACTactctttattttgtatttcatgTGTCTTAGTGGTACTAATCAAGTATTTTTTTCGATTTCGTGCGTATAAAATGAtcaaagataaaacagaaatgttGCTGTGAGACAAACCACGGTAGCATTGTGCTGTATTATTAATACAGCATgttcaacattaaaaaaagtgacATATATATACACTGGGATAActattttgtttcagtttataattaaaaaaagaatatatctccatccatccatccatccattcgcttccgcttatccttttcagggtcgcggggggcgctggagcctatcccagctgtcatagagcgagaggcagggtacaccctggacaggtcgccagtctgtcgcagggctaagaATATATCTCTTCCTTTTTTAATCAATggtaaatagaataaaaatgaattaaatgtatgattttaaataatagctctttctttttttttagccaccACATATCTGTAGGGCAGCGTAAATACAGAAATCTTGTTCCTTCCAGACAACAAGCAGGTTGATTTATGCTGTGTTCATGTTTCCCTCCAAAGCAAGCATATCCTTAGTTGTAAATATCAGCCTTTACAATCGGTCAATGCATTTACTTGTACTGACAAAATAGGTCGTAACTTGGGTGTTCCCATTTATTTTACAACTACCTATAAATAACACAATTTGTAGGGTACTTATCTCTGTATCATCCTATAGGATCCTCATATCCCCACACTGTAAATTTCTCCCAAGGCTCTTGAATGCATCACCAACAAATGAACTCATCCAGTGTACATGTCCACATTCAGGTTTATATATGCAAgttcataaataataataatgatacagctttttttgctgtaaataacacaaactcaacacaaattttcaaaatattaatgtcATATGAAATTAAATGTCAAGAAGACAGAAATTTTCCTTTTAGACGTGTTACTGTTTGAAGTTATTTTCACCTTAAAAGTTGTTCCAAATTTGCAAATTCTACAACTGACAGCTCTCAAGCACTCAGTTTTATATTCTCAGCTGTAGAACAGGCTGTCCAATGATGTTAATGTTTTAGGTTATTacttaaaacattaaattactAACTTAcgtcttttaattttttcttatgAGTACTAAAATACTAAAGTCAAGCGTTGtattttcattaaataattattttaagttTCATTGTTTGCccatttttcctccttttattGTGCTGAACATCATGTGTATTCAAAAATTAACAACAAATGGCAGATTATTTCGCACCGACCAATAACACAGGCTAATATATAATAAGTAAATTCAAAGATAAAAACCCAAAATAGATTCAACTTGTACAAAGCAATAAACCAGTAAAAGGGGTCAGAGCtaaactaaaaatacatttttaattcgTTTTTAAGAGAATAATTTGTGGGATGCTTCATTTTAGACTAAACAGCTTTAAATAACTTATCAAGTAGTGCTGATCACGCATCTGTGTGACTTAtaaacttgaaattttgagatacCCAACTCCAAATATCAAGTTATGGATTGCATCCCCTCGTGGCAGAAACAAATTTCCATACTATACACATCATTGACAAACCTACAtttgtgaattattttttttccaaataaaacaaaattgttAACGTAAGTTCAACTTTTCTATTCATTAAAATGATTCTCGTTCTCCATTTAAATAAATCTCCTGttgttgaaaacatttttattgtgaaatttaGTGTGA contains these protein-coding regions:
- the wdr43 gene encoding WD repeat-containing protein 43 is translated as MAADGGSSSLQLPCVFSPKSRQFLALCAQDGRLRIWNTDSKTLHQEYVPSAHLSATCTCIAWGPCRTVKEGPQRKKRKSEAVQVEEKADLLAMGTAAGTVLIYSTAKGALHCTLDGAHSGGVNCVQWHPEESLLYSGSDDTNIVEWDLQTGKTRSKWKADHAAVTSLCVSPDGKLLLSAGHIIKMWDLDTKEVYRKFTGHSTAVTTLRFATTRPPDSNGLYFLSGAAHDRLLSVWQVREDGKDKNSVVSFTLTDEPQHIDLVTSNSKEEAVRLAVVCKDGQLHLFEHFLNGPCKKPLSPSCTVQMSDTKESPIPIPLLAAVLGADTRTVMLAYGSHLQPVMEKVEINTAERHVCLTRDVQTTLSLSMETTVSKVKTPIVNAKSKVLVPGLPGHKAPLKGTSQGSEKRKKDTDTKEMSIAERLGEIDLSTVSEKGASKGTASLTTDNFAVLLVQGLESNDASILNKVFQTRKEMVIKKTVARLPLSAVLPLVEELTKRLQGHPFTAALMVRWLKAVLMHHTSYLASLPDLVTQLGVLYHMIESRVKMFHKLTKLDGKLYLLMTQMATSDSSNVVSDVDHTAKLVYEDESSDEDEASGDEGLPDEDSDHWEEDEAMTEDNQEESEDEDPGSRTESKANGEEDMERENESEEE